A window of Halobacillus naozhouensis genomic DNA:
CTGACACTCCTTTATCAAAATAACTTAACCAAAGTTGGACATCAAAAAGGCGGACTGAGAATTCATTCGTTGAATCACCTGTTCCATACGCCCAAACTGTGCCCAGTAACGGTCTTCAACTTGTGTGAGACGATTCTCGAAGGCCTCCATCCGGTCTGCCATATCCTCGAGCTTGCGTCCCATCATATATGATTCCTCGGTACTGGACGGCTTCCCGGCTTTCCGCTCAATCGTGCCTCGTGTTTCAGCGATCGTAGCTTCCAGCTTATCGACGATGCCCTTACTTCCTGTCGCTGCATTTCCAGAAAACAATTCCTGTACAGCTGCCGGATCTTCTCTCAACGCTTCCCGAAGCTTATCTTCATCAATGAGTAATTTACCACGCTCTAAATAATCAGGACTTGTAGTAATCCCAATTTGAGAGATTTGAGTAAAAACCCCTCCTGTATCGACACTGCTATACCAGTCTGAACGCATCCCGAACAAAGCGCCTTGAATCGTTGAGTCGCTGCGTAGCATCCCGCTTTTCGCTTTCTCCTCCCATAACTCAATCTCACTTTCTTCCAAATCTTCCTTTTGCTTTTCCGTTAAAGGCGGGAAGTCACGGTACCGCTTCTCTGTTACCTGCTCGTTTAATTTTTCAATAACGTCATTATATTTATCGACGAACTTCGTGATATTCTCTAAGGCATTATCAATGTTATTGGACACATTTACGTTCACAGCCGTATCCATCGCCTCGTGGAACTTGAAGGTCACACCGTTTAACGTATAGTTATTCTTATGAGTCGTAATCTCTAAAGAACCGTTATAGGTAAACTTAGCATCCACACCATCCATCTCGTTGGTGAGGGCAAGCGTATCGGTTAGAAAACTAGCCCCAGAACCGCTGAATTCAATCTCTGCTCCCGCGGTGTTAAAATTACCTGTCTCTGTTCGCTCCAGCATTACCTTATCGGCACTGCTATCATAAAAGGCCCGCAAACCTAAATTAGAACTGCTGATCTTATCAAGCAAGTCATTCAGCGACTGAGATTCATCAATCGTAAACGTCTTTGATTGCGGACCCTCGTCATTGTGTGTGTTGATCGTAAACGTACCTTCATTTAACCAGTTCGCAAATTTATCCTTTTGTGAAGCGAGCGACTGATCGGGATCAATCTTTCCGGTCCCGCCTGAAATCTCACTAGTACTCAGGTTATAAGCTGCCGAAGCAAGCCGATTGACTTGAACATTGTAATTGCCAGCCCCTGCCCCTGAGGTGGCTTCTGCACTGATTGCCGATGAAGGAGAAGAAACTTCTTTTGATTGATAGGTTTTTGATAGATTCATGTCAAGAATCATACCATCAAGCTCAAATAGCTGTTTATTGACATCACGGTAGGCATCACGCTTCCACGTTAACCACGTTTTCTCCTGCTCCATTTTGTTTAAGGGCTGGCGCTCTGCCTTCATCAAGTCATTAACAAGCTTGTCAATGTCCATCCCCGAAGCCAGACCCCCGATCCTCATATCACTCATCTTCTCACCTTCTTATATTTTATCATCAACGATCAATCCGATAGACTCAATCATTGCCGCGTAGAAATCCAGCATATTTTTCGGAGGAATTTCCTTTACAACTTCTTTTGTTTGGCTATTTACTATTTTAACGTAGTATTCCTCTAATTTTTCATGAAATTGGAACTGTAAATTCGTAGGTGCAGGTTTGAGGATGTCATTTAACGCATCGATGACCTGCTTCATTTTTTCCTTATTAAACTCTTCCTGATTTTTAAATGGCTTGTGTAAACCTTCTTCTGAATCTCTTGTCCTGCTCAACTTCTGAACAGATGTACGTTGGCTAAGATGCGGTGAATGACTCTGCAGAAGTTGTGAGCGGGCCTGAACTTTTGTTACATCCACCTTCAACAACTCCCCTGTTTTCTTTTTATATCGGCAGTAGACAGACAGAGTTGAATACATAATCGGAAAAAATCAACTTCAGCAATAATTCCTGTTCAACCAGGCAAAAGTACCGGAAAAACAATTGACACCCCAGTCAACAAATCGGTATAATTTAATACAATGTTTAAAACCGACTTTATTTATAGGAATTATCATAATAAGGAGGTAGTTCATTGTTTCTAGAGATGCAGCATGTTGGAAAAACCTTCACCGACCAAGAACAACAGGACTTTGAAGTCTTTTCCAATATCGACTTAAGCATAGCCGAAAACCAATTCGTTTCAATCCTCGGACCTTCCGGCTGTGGAAAATCAACCTTACTTTCCATGGTCGCCGGACTTGAACGCACCACCGAAGGTTCCATTACCCTTCAAGACAAGGAAATCAAGCAAGCTGGCCCCGACCGCGGCATGGTCTTTCAACAGCCATCCTTATTTCCATGGCTCCACGTTCGTGACAATGTTACGTTTCCTCTAAAAGGGACAATGAGCAAAAAAGAAGCAAACGCGCGTGCCGACCACTTTTTGAAAATGGTTCACTTAAGCCGCTTTAAAGAAAAATTCACCTACGAATTATCAGGCGGGATGCAGCAGCGTGTTGCCATTGCTAGAGCCTTAGCTATGGATCCCAAAGTTTTACTAATGGATGAACCATTTGGCGCCCTCGATGAACAAACCCGCCACATTTTACACGATGAATTGATTAAAATCTGGCAGGAAACACAAAAAACCATCCTGTTCGTCACCCACAGCATTTCAGAAGCTATTAAACTATCAGATCGCGTCGTCGTGATGGGTACACGTCCCGGACGTATCATCGCCGACTTCACCATTGATAGTCCAAGACCGAGAAAACGTGATGATGAACAAGTCATTGAACTCGAAAAGAAAGTCATGGATCTGCTTGAAGGCGAGATTAATAAAGTTTTAAAGGAAGAGCTCTCAAATGAAATTGAATATAGTCGTTAAACGCGTACTGTTTCTAGTCGCAGTCATTGGATTATGGCAGTTGGTATTTTCAGCTGGAGTGTTTCCTAATATCATCTTGCCTTCACCTGGGAAAGTTTGGACAGCATTATATGAAGGATTCGCAAGCGGAGATTTTTTGGAGGCATTAGGAGCGAGCTTTAAGCATTTGCTGCTCGGCATGTCGATGGCCATCGCGCTTGGCACAATCGTCGGTGTTATTTTTGGTAAATCAAAACAAGCAGACGAAACAGCCGGTATGTACTTAATTGCCTTGCAAAGTATTCCGAGTATCGTCTGGGTCCCGCTAGCTATCATGTTATTCGGATTCACCGAATTTGCCGTTATTTTTGTCGTTGTACTAGGCGGAACCTTCGTCATGGCCTTAAACGTCAGGTCGGCGATTCACAACGTTCCCCCACACCTCGTGCGGGCAGCCAGAACGATGGGGACAAAGGGCTTCGGGTTATTCTACCGCGTCGAAGTCCCAGCAAGCATTCCCTATTTTATGTCCGGCGTCCGACTTGCCTGGGCGTTTAGCTGGCGCGCCTTAATGGCCGGTGAATTATTAAGTAATGGTCCAGGGCTTGGCTACTCGTTGCGATATGCCCAGGATTACGCCCGCATGGATCAAGTAATTGGCATTATTATTATAATCGGAGTCATCGGCGCGATCGTAGACCAGCTCGTTTTTTCCAAGTTAGAGAAAAATGTGATGAAACGCTGGGGATTAGTTAAGTAAAGTGAAAAGCAAAAGCACGCTGGAGTTAGCCAAAAAAAGAAAGGATGAAATCATACAATGAAGAAATTATTATCTATTATTTCCCTCGTTACTCTTACCCTGCTGCTGGCTGCATGTGGAAGCAGCGAAGAAGAAGCCAGCGGTGACGGATCAAAAGAAATTACAATCGGGTACTTCCCGAACATTAACCATGTAGCCGGGATGGTTGCAGAAGAAAAAGAACTTTACTCTGAAACCTTGCCAGATGGAACTACCGTAAACTATAAGTATTTCCCTGACGGATCAGCCTTTATGACCGCTGTTGAAACAGGCGAAGTACAAGGCGGACTCGTTGGACCTGGCCCAGCCATGAACCACTTCACAAGCGGCGCTAAAATTAACGTCGTAGCCGCAGGATCTACCGGTGGTACCGTAATTATGGCTAGAAAAGGTGCTAACATCGAAACACCAGAAGACTTAAAAGGCAAAACGTTCATCTCTCCACGCGTTGGCTGCACACACGACGTCCAGTTCGAAACGATGATGAAGGAAGAATACGGTATCACATCAAGTAGAATCGATGGAACGATGAAACACGTGACAGGGAAACCTGCTACTTATAACGCTATGTTTAAAGCAGGAAAAGTCGATGCTGCTACAGTCCCTGAACCATGGGCATCCGTCATCGAAGCACAAGGGAATGGCGAAGTTCTCGTCGATACACCAGACGTAGCATACGGCAAAACATTGCCAGCAGCCGTTTTCGTAACCTCTCAAGAGCTCGTGAAAAATAACCCAGAGATGGTACAAAGCATCGTAGACGCACACAAACAAGCAACAAAGTTCATCCAGGAAAAACCTGAAGAAGCGAAAACAATCGCGATCGATAAAATTAAAGAAATCACTGACCAGGAACTATCTAAATCCGTGATTGATAATGCATGGGAACGTATTAACTTTACGTATAAGGTTGATGGAGAGGTCTTACAGGACTTTGCGAACTCTTCATATGAGCTTGAGTTTTTGAAGGAAAAACCTGATTTAGAGGGATTAGTTGATACGAGTTTTATTGAGGAATAATGAGGAAGGCCAGCCGGGAGCGGCTGGCTTTTTTGTTTGAGATAAGACATTTTTAGGGAATTTGTAGGTTGATGTATCATAAACAGATATAATGAACTTATAACAGCTTTCATATGATTATAGCGGGAGAGAAAAAAGTATCCAATTAACCATCTTTCATCCTATAATGGCTAGTATTAGAATAATTTCATGTATATAAAAAAGAACCCCAAAAATGAGGTCCTTTTTTGCCTTAATATTAACGTAGAAGTTGTAATACTCCTTGAGGCATTTGATTGGCTTGCTTCGCCACTATGTCTTTCGAACATAGAATAGACTATATCTTCACCCGCTTACTTGGGGCTGGGCACTTCGAACAAGCGAATTGTCCTACGAGATTCATAGCCATAGCTTTCACCTTAGACCGTCTTCTCTAGTCGTTGAACCTTCTCCAGAGTTTCC
This region includes:
- a CDS encoding flagellar hook-associated protein 2; this translates as MSDMRIGGLASGMDIDKLVNDLMKAERQPLNKMEQEKTWLTWKRDAYRDVNKQLFELDGMILDMNLSKTYQSKEVSSPSSAISAEATSGAGAGNYNVQVNRLASAAYNLSTSEISGGTGKIDPDQSLASQKDKFANWLNEGTFTINTHNDEGPQSKTFTIDESQSLNDLLDKISSSNLGLRAFYDSSADKVMLERTETGNFNTAGAEIEFSGSGASFLTDTLALTNEMDGVDAKFTYNGSLEITTHKNNYTLNGVTFKFHEAMDTAVNVNVSNNIDNALENITKFVDKYNDVIEKLNEQVTEKRYRDFPPLTEKQKEDLEESEIELWEEKAKSGMLRSDSTIQGALFGMRSDWYSSVDTGGVFTQISQIGITTSPDYLERGKLLIDEDKLREALREDPAAVQELFSGNAATGSKGIVDKLEATIAETRGTIERKAGKPSSTEESYMMGRKLEDMADRMEAFENRLTQVEDRYWAQFGRMEQVIQRMNSQSAFLMSNFG
- the flaG gene encoding flagellar protein FlaG, which gives rise to MDVTKVQARSQLLQSHSPHLSQRTSVQKLSRTRDSEEGLHKPFKNQEEFNKEKMKQVIDALNDILKPAPTNLQFQFHEKLEEYYVKIVNSQTKEVVKEIPPKNMLDFYAAMIESIGLIVDDKI
- a CDS encoding ABC transporter ATP-binding protein → MFLEMQHVGKTFTDQEQQDFEVFSNIDLSIAENQFVSILGPSGCGKSTLLSMVAGLERTTEGSITLQDKEIKQAGPDRGMVFQQPSLFPWLHVRDNVTFPLKGTMSKKEANARADHFLKMVHLSRFKEKFTYELSGGMQQRVAIARALAMDPKVLLMDEPFGALDEQTRHILHDELIKIWQETQKTILFVTHSISEAIKLSDRVVVMGTRPGRIIADFTIDSPRPRKRDDEQVIELEKKVMDLLEGEINKVLKEELSNEIEYSR
- a CDS encoding ABC transporter permease, which gives rise to MKLNIVVKRVLFLVAVIGLWQLVFSAGVFPNIILPSPGKVWTALYEGFASGDFLEALGASFKHLLLGMSMAIALGTIVGVIFGKSKQADETAGMYLIALQSIPSIVWVPLAIMLFGFTEFAVIFVVVLGGTFVMALNVRSAIHNVPPHLVRAARTMGTKGFGLFYRVEVPASIPYFMSGVRLAWAFSWRALMAGELLSNGPGLGYSLRYAQDYARMDQVIGIIIIIGVIGAIVDQLVFSKLEKNVMKRWGLVK
- a CDS encoding ABC transporter substrate-binding protein, yielding MKKLLSIISLVTLTLLLAACGSSEEEASGDGSKEITIGYFPNINHVAGMVAEEKELYSETLPDGTTVNYKYFPDGSAFMTAVETGEVQGGLVGPGPAMNHFTSGAKINVVAAGSTGGTVIMARKGANIETPEDLKGKTFISPRVGCTHDVQFETMMKEEYGITSSRIDGTMKHVTGKPATYNAMFKAGKVDAATVPEPWASVIEAQGNGEVLVDTPDVAYGKTLPAAVFVTSQELVKNNPEMVQSIVDAHKQATKFIQEKPEEAKTIAIDKIKEITDQELSKSVIDNAWERINFTYKVDGEVLQDFANSSYELEFLKEKPDLEGLVDTSFIEE